One Sulfitobacter sp. M39 genomic window, GGCGCGTTCTACGGGCCGGATTGATGCGGCGTCTGCCACGGTTATCGCCGTTGCTGAGGGCGCTCGGATCATGGGCCGGCCAATACAGAAAGGAGGGCGCATCGCATGGGGATGAGGCAAGATTACAAACGCCACTCAGGTAAGGTTACACGCGGCCCCCGCTGGAAGGCCCTGCGGATGCAGGCGCTGGACCGTGACGGCTGGCAATGTGTCCAATGTGGCGAACGGCGGCGGTTGGAATGTGACCACATTCTACCCGTCCGAACGCACCCCGAACTTTCCTATTCTCTGAGCAATTTGCAGATGCTTTGCGGCCCCTGCCATGCCCGGAAAACCCGAATTGAGGTTGGGCACAAGCCTCTGACCCCAAAGCGCCAAGAATGGCGCGACCTGCTGCGAGATTTGCAGCGCAATCCCGTTGAGCATGAAAGGAAATCAAATGCTTGATTCACTAAGAATCACCCGGCGTCAGTCGGAAATCCGTCAACAGCTTGCCGACTTGGTAGGCAAACCCGAACCGTCTGAGGACGAAACGCGGTCTATGGAAACGCTGGATGCTGAGTATCGCACCAACGAAACGCGGTTCCGTGCGGCTTTGACAGCTGAGGACGATGAGCGCAAAGAAGCGGGGGCCGAACTGGAAAGCCGCTCTGAGACAGAATGGGGCGAACTTGCGGGCCGTTTTGAATTGCGCCAAGTCGCCCTAGCACTTGATGAAGGCCGCAAGCTGGACGGTGCAACCGCTGAAATGGTGGAAGAATTGCGCAGCGCGGGCGGGTTCCAAGGTATCCCTGTTCCCCTTGAGGCGCTGGAAACCCGTGCTGGTGAAACGCTTGCGGGCGGTGTTCCTGACCCAATCCGCACAATGCCAACGATTGAGCGCCTGTTCGCGGGTTCCTCTGCAACGGCGATGGGTTGCCGGATGATCAACGTGGGCGTGGGGGAAATCGAATACCCCGTTGCCACGGGTGGCGCACAACCGGGCTGGGCTGGCTCTGAGACTGGTGACGTGCCGGGGCCGCAAGCTTACACGACGACCGATGTGCCGATGAAGCCTGATCAGACACTGGGTGTTCAAATGAAGATCACCCGCAAGGCGTTAAAACAGGCGGGTGCAGGTCTGGAGCAAGCGGTACGGCGCGATATGTCGGCGGCAATCCAGCAAGAGACTGATCGTGCCATTTTCCTCGGCTCTGGTTCCGGTGGTGAGCCTTTGGGCGTTTTCCCCGGTGCATCCGCCTACGGCATCACAGAAACGGCCATCGATGCGGCGGCGTCCTATGCCGCGTTCCGTGCTGCGGTCGTGCGGTTTATGACGGCGAACGCGGCAAGCGGCCCCGGTGCGGTTAACCTACTGTTGCGTCCTGAGGTCTTTGACAGCATGGACGAACTGATTAGCGGTCTGGCAATCTCTGAGTGGGACCGTTTGGTGGCAAAGATGGGCAAGACCGTCCTGACCACCAACGGCATCTTGGCCCCGGCTGGTGATCCGGCTGAAAGCATGGCGCTCCTGTCCACATCCACAAACGGGGTGGCTCCGGTGTTCTGCGGCATGTGGGGGGCGGTGGATCTGATCCGCGATCCGTTCAGTGATGCAAAGTCTGGGCAATTGCGCCTGACGGCACTGACCACAATGGATGTTACGGTTGCGCGTGGTGTGCAACTCGAAATCCTGACTGGTATTCAGTGATGCTAGAAGGCTTTGCAGGCGGCGGTCTGGAACTACGCAAAAGGGCATCCGGTGCGTTGGCATTGCAAGGCTCTTTTCCCTACGGCAAACGGGCGGTCCTCAGTGATGGGGGCCGTTCCGGCAGGCCAAAGAAAGAGGCAATTGCGCCCGGTGCTTTTGCCTATCGGATCAACACCCCGTCTGAGCATGGCGGGGCAAAGGACATTCACCTGTTGTCTGGTCACGACTTTGGCAAACCTTTGGCATCGGTTCGGTCTGGCACTTTGGACATTAAAGACAGTCCTGAGGCAGTGACGTTCACGGCAACCATTTCTGAGGAAATGCAAGAGGTCAGCTATGTTAAAGACGTTCTTGCGGCGGTGTCTGCCGGGTTGGCAATCGGCATATCGCCGGGGTTTCGCCTCCCACCAAAGCGGCGGGTTCCTAATCCTGAGACGATTGAAGATGAAGGGATGGACCCAGAAAACGGGGCGTTCAATGCGGTCATTCGCACGGTGTTGCAAGCCTTGCTTTACGAAATGTCGATTGTGACAAGACCCGCTTATCCAGAAACCCAGATCGAAGCGCGAAATTGGACGCCTGACGGGCTATTGCAATCGGATGGGCTTGGGATTGGCCTGCATCGCACTTTGAACAGATGGAGGGCCTAAACATGGCAGAAACGATCAAGCAAGTTGAAGCTATTCCGGCTTCATATCCAGATATTGGGCAAAGCGAACTTGGCTTTGCGCCCACAGATGATTCTTGGCAGCGGATCGAAAGCTATATCGCGCACCGGTTCACTCCGCGAGAAGTGATCTGGACCGTGGAGGGGGAAGGCGACTGGACGCCACCCTTGAAACCGGTAACGGCTATTTCTGCTGAAAAATGGGAAAACGGCTGGGTCGAGGTCACGTTGCCTGAGGGGCCATATGGATATTGCCTGCCCGGTGATGGCCCGTATCGGATCACGGCAACCGTGGGGCCTGAGGGTGTCGAAGTGGACGGCGTGACGACTTATGCCGTTCCGACTGTGGTGGCGAAGGCCGCGCACAGGCTAACGCAATACTGCCTAATTCAAGTTGATAAGGACGACTACGGCAGATTTACTCGATTGCCTGAATTTGCGGCTACGTCTGCCCGATATTCGGGCGAGGGTGAAAATGCTGCGGAAACAGAACTAGAACGACCTTCCACATGGATTGCAAAAGCAATGCAAAATAGCGGTGCGGCTGATCTGCTGCGTCCATATCGGAGGGCTTGATATGTGGCCATTCAAACGGAAAGAACCTGAGAACGAAACGCGGTCCACTGGCAACGGATACACAACGCAGGTGATGCAAGCGCGGACGGATTACATCGGCGGCGTTGATGGCGTTGCCGAACTCACTGGCACGGTGCAAGGCTGTGTGAGCCTCTGGGAAGGCGGTCTGAGCCTATCCGATGTGGAAGGCACCGACATGCTGACCCCGATGATGCTGGCGTTGGCTGGTCGCGCTCTGGCGTTGCGCGGGGAATGTGTGTTCGTGATCCGCGAGGACGGGTTGTTGCCGTGTTCGGATTGGGATTTGACCACACGTTATTCCAAGCCCACGGCCTACCGTGTTGGCGTCTCTGACACGGGCGGCGGCAAGTCTATGACGGTGCTGGCGGGCGAGGTGCTGCACCTGCGCGTTGGTGCTGATGTGGGTATGCCGTATGTCGGACAATCCCCGTTGCGGCGGGCGCGGCTTACGGCGAGTCTGTTGCAAACGCTGGAATTGGCCCTGTCCGAGGTCTACGCAAACGCGCCACTGGGTTCGTCTGTCATTCCGTTCCCTGAGGCACCTGACCAAGATATGAGCGATCTGGCGCGCGGGTTCCGTGGGTTTCGCGGCAAGGTGCTAATACGTGAGTCCGTCAACGTTACGGCGGCGGGTGGTCCTGCGCCTCAGACTGATTTGAAGCCGTCCGATGTGTCGCCTGACCTATCCAAAGCTATGACAAAGGAAACGCTGGTGTCGGCACGGTCCAGCATTGAAATGGTCTATGGGGTTCTACCCGCTCTAAGCAATATCAGCACAACGGGGCCAATGGTCAGAGAGGCGCAACGCCACCTTGCCCAATGGGGTCTTATGCCTATCGCAGCGATGATCGGGCAAGAGGCGTCCGAAAAGCTGGGAAATACGGTAAAGCTGGATGTAATGCGACCATTGCAGGCGTTTGATGCCGGTGGCCGCGCGAGGGCGCTTACGGCGGTTGTGGCAGCAATGGCAGCGGCCAAGGAAACAGACATTGATCCGGCAATGGCCCTCAAACTGGTGGATTGGAAGCATGAGGCCGAAAATGAATGAGAAGACTTGGAGCCAGCACCCTTCTAAGAATAGGTGCTGATTAAATTCAGCAGGCAGAAGCTCAACTCGCAGCAGTTTTCATCTTAAGTACCTTCATATTTCCCGTGACAAACCTAATACTAGTCTTGGCAAAATCACCATCATGAGAGACAAGTACAAATTTGCCAGAAGCGCATTCGCTTACTAGCGCGGCGTCGGTCAAATCGAGTTCTCCATCGACTACCAAACTTAGATTAGTTTCCAGGCAATCTTGCTGCAGGTTTGATTGCTGATATGTGCAGTCACTTAATATCTCTAAACAAATATCCTTTACAGTCGAAACCCTCGACTTGAAGTTGTTGTCAGTTTTTCGGAGTCGTTTATAGTCTCTCCATCTTGCTCGTCCAAATAGTGACTCAAATTCCATTTTGCAAAATCTATTAAAAAACTCGGAAATCACCTGCTCATTTACTATCACAGTATTCCCAGCCTCGAGAACGCTAGCATAAAAGTCACTATAGACCTGCTTTTCAGGCCTTGGATCATTTCCGTAGATAGCAAGCCAAACGTTTGTGTCGAACAACACGAACTCGTTTTCGAATTTGCAATCGGCATGTGCACTGATGATCTCACTCATCGGCGTCGCCTTTCCCATCGTCAAACAGTTCTTCTACAGCGTTTGCGTCCGCGAAAAAAACCTTAGCTCTTTCCACTACCATCTTAAGTCGATCTAAGTGCCAATCTTGATAGTCAACTGGAGCCGCTAGGTGCTTTCTTATAGTATCTTCAGGTAGTTCACCATACAATTGTCCCACGGCTGCATTGAGAAACGCTGTCGTCATCCTCGTGACGCCAAAGAAAGAAAGCTCTGCACGGTTTCCGCTTGTAATTATCTTATGGATTTCGTTGTGTACCTTCTTCCCGTCTGACGCCGCGACACAGATACCTCCTCCAACTATCGACGATACTGATATCCTAATTGTTTTCATGTGATCACCAAATTTCATGCGGATTGACTGCGGATTTCATGTGATAGGATTTAGAATCTGAAGTGTCGATCTCCAAGGAAACCACCGTTCCCGGATATTGATATGCGATGCGTTGTTTTTTCAATGTTCCGTTTCTGTACTCCCAATAGCCGCCATGCGAGCATACAAGCAGGCAACCACCATTCAAACCGATGAATTCCTTAAGAATACCTAAACCCAGTCCCCCTGGAATATCCCCAACACGCGCACTGTTGTTCATTTCCATGGCCCAATCTATTGCATCTTCTGGCGCAGCGAAGTTCTTCCCTGCAGCTGATAGTGACCCATGAATGCCTCTACCCCCATCAGAAATCACAAACGCCAACCTATCCAAACGTGGAAAGTACTGCCCGCCGGCAAAAACGGAGATCGGAGAATTGGCCCAGAGGGAGCTATTCGCAAACAGTTCATCGATTCCTTCAAAAAACTTCTTTACAAGGCCGTCACTCATTTTAGGCATCTCTCGCCGCATCAATCGAGCTTTGCTGAACTGAGAGAACTCTACGGCGCTGTTCGTGTCAAAACCTGTGATAGGTATTGTCGTTCCATGGACGTCGGCCGCTCCGCCGGAAAGAGTCTTATTTTTCTTCAGGATAGTTTGTATCCGAGGTGTTATATTGTAAAAAAGAATTTCATTTCCGGCTTTGCGAGCGTGATTCACAATAGTTAGCAAACATGCCCCTAGCTGAGCATCGATCCAAGTTAATCGCTTGCAATCTATTCCGAGGCTGGCGTTCTGCTGTTTTGATAGGTTGCTATGAAGTCTCGATAGAGCTTCAAACCCAAGAGAGTTGGCACGGATTTCATATGCCTCAAGGTCAATCATTAAGTTGTCGCTCAAATTGACCTCACCATTCTGAACTAAGCTGCAGAATATGCACTCGACAGGTATCTAAGCATTTTACTTGCAACTGTCACTTACCTTGCGAAGTGAGATGCTAAATTTGCAGGATGCCGTCCCTTGTCTTGTTACCCCAACTGTTACCCCAAAAGATTTACGGCAAAAGAGTAAAAATCAAAAAAGCCACCAAGTCACTGAACTTGGTGGCTTTTTATGGCTCCGACGGTAGGGATCGAACCTACGACCAATTGATTAACAGTCAACTGCTCTACCGCTGAGCTACGTCGGAACGGTCTGCACCGTATAGCTATGGTAATTTCCGGCGTCCAGAGGGTTTTGCCACTTTTTTCCAGATTTTTTCAAAAGATTTTCAGACCCGCCGAAAGGTTGCTGTCGCCGACAGGGAGTCAACGGGGGCGACGCGGTTTTTGCCTGTAAGGTCAATCAGATGCGCAAGGACGTTGCGGGTCGCGGCACCCAGTAGCGCAGGCGGGGTTTCGGTGTAGATCGCGGCAGCAAGTTGGGCTGCGGTGGCAGGAGCTTGGCTGAGGGCGCGCAGGATATCAGCCTCGCGCGAGCGGCGGTGCGACACCAGCCAGTCGAGCCTCGCGGCGGGGTCGGTCACCGCCGCGCCATGACCCGGATAGAACACCCGCCAGTCGGTTTTTTGCAGCTCGGCACAGGAGGCCATGAAATCGGTGAGATCCCCATCCGGCGGCGACACCAGCGAGCTGGCCCAGCCCATGACGTGATCGGCGGTGAAGCAGGCGTCATCCCAGCCAAGGCTGATGTGGTTACCAATATGCCCGGGGGTGTGAATCACGCTCAGCGTCCAGTCGTCGCCGGCGATGGTCTCTCCGTGGCTTAGGGGCTGATCGGGGATGAACTCTGCATCAATGCCTTCGCCGCCGCCAATATCGGACACGGCTGCCAGTTGTTGCATCACCGCAGACCGGCCGGAAAACGCGTCGCCAAAGGCCAGTATCGGCGCGCCGCAGGCACGGGCGAGGTCGCGCGCGAGGGGCGAATGGTCCAGGTGCGTATGGGTCACAATGATATGGCTGATGTGTTGGTCGGGTCCGATGGCATCGCGTATCGCTTGCAGGTGCCGCGGCGACGCAGGGCCGGGATCGATCACGGCGATGCCGCGCGTGCCCAGCAGATAGGTATTCGTGCCACGGTAGGTCATGGGCGAGGGGTTGTCGGCCACGATGCGGCGCAGGCCCGGTTCCAAGGTCTCGGCAATACCGATGGCGGGGTCGAAGTCGTCAGGGGGCAGCATGGTTTGGCCTTTCGCTGGGGCAGGGGGCTGGCTAAGGTCTATCCCATGTTCTTTGTCTGGCTCAAACGATATATGCCCCGCGGCATCTATGGGCGCGCTGCCCTGATCCTGCTTTTGCCGGTGGTGATCTTGCAGCTTGTGATGACCGTGATCTTTGCGCAGCGGAACTATGAGGGGGTCACCAACCAGATGACCGATACCGTCTTGCGCGAGGTCGAACTGGTCATGCAGGTGGTCGATGACGCCCCGTCCGCCGCTGCCGTTCCCGCCACGGTTCAAGATCGGCTGGCCGCGCTGGACATGGGGGTAACGCCTGTGTCCGCCAGTGAGGTGCCGACGCGCAACCGGATGTCGTGGTATGATTATTCCGGTCGGGTAATGGTGGCGCGGTTCGATCAGTATCTGCCGTCCTTCCTGAGCCTTGATCTGACGCGGCCCACGGGGGTGCATCTTTATGTGCAGTCGCGCTTTGGCCCGCTTGATCTCCAGTTCGAGAGGCGCAGGATTTCGGCGCAGAACCCGCATCAGCTGTTCGTGTATACCTTCAGCTTCGGCTTTGTCATGACGTTGATCTCCTTCGTTTATCTGCGCAACCAGCTGCGCCCGATCAAGCGGCTTGCCCGCGCGGCCGAAGCCTTTGGCCGCGGGCGTCACGTGCCATATACCCCCACAGGCGCTGTCGAGGTGCGTGCGGCGGGGGCGGCCTTTGTCGATATGCGCGCACGGATCGAGCGGCAGATTGAACAGCGCACCTTGATGTTGTCGGGGGTCAGCCATGACCTGCGCACGCCCCTGACGCGGATGCGGCTTGGCCTGTCGATGATTGACGAAGACGACGCGGAGCCGCTGCTGCAGGATGTCGATGATATGCAGGGCATGTTGGATGCCTTCCTTGATTTCGCCAAAGGCACCGCTGAGGGGGAGGCCGAACCCCTGGACCCGCACGCCCTGATGCAGACTGCCGTAGAGGATGCGCAACGCGCTGGTCGCAACGTGACCTTGCTGCCACCCGAGGGCGACGGCACCGGTACCGTCCGGCTGCGCCGTATGGCGATCCTGCGCGCGGTGGATAACCTGATCTCGAACGGGGTGCGCTATGGGGCGCGGGCCGAGGTATCTGTGCTGCTGACGGATAAAACCCTGCGGATCAGGGTAGAGGACGACGGCCCCGGCATCCCCGAGGATCGCCGCATTGAGGCCGTGCGCCCGTTCTCGCGGCTTGACCCCGCGCGCAATCAGAACAGTGGCAGCGGCGGCGTGGGTCTTGGTCTTGCCATCGCGACCGACATCGCCCGCGCGCATGGCGGCGTGCTGCGGTTGGGCAGTTCGGACACTCTGGGCGGTCTGCGCGCGGATATCGTCATCGCACGGTAATGCGCCAAGGGATCGGTGGCGTCAGCGTGCGGTGGCGTAGTCTTGCAACTGCTCGATGCGCGATCGCGTCAGGTCAATCCGGCAGCTCAGCGTCACGTTGATCGCGGCCGTTCCCCCCAACGACAAGCGTTCGGGAAACGCGCAGTGATATTTGCGGTATTCTTCAAATGCGATCTGAGAGCTCTGAAGCAACGCGCTCGCCGAGGCATCGGCCTTTCGCGAAAACGCCTGATCAAACGCAGCCAGCGCCGCTTGGGCATCGAGATAGGCGCGCACCATGTCGCGCTCCACCTGATCGCCCATTGCAAACAGACATTCATGCACGGCGTTCGGATCTGTCTGTGGCGCGGTGCATTCTGACAAAAGTTCTGATGCAGGGGCTGCTTTTTCAGCGGTGGCCGTTGCCGGGATCAACAGCAGCCAAAAGAACACGTATTTCAACATCTGGCGTATCCCTTCGGGCAACATTGCAAAGCTACGAAAGAGATACTGCCGCAAAGGACGGCGGAATGCTACCGGTCGGGTCAAGGGCGGATTATTGACAAACGGCACTTGGCGGCGTGACATGCCGCGATCCCCGAAAAGGATTGAGATAAATTTTAGGGAAGGGCTGGAGCGGGTAACGAGAATCGAACTCGTAACTAAAGCTTGGGAAGCTGCCGTGATACCTTTTCACCATACCCGCGCGCCGTGAGGTGACTTAATCCGATGTGGCGGGTGCGTCAAGCGGGGTTTTTGCCTGACGCGCCCTTTGCTGATGGTTGCGGGCAGACCTTAGCGGCGGCGGCGGCGGCGGGTGCCGCCGGAGCTGTCGCCGCCGGTGTTGAAGGTCTCGGTCGGGAGGGTGACGATGCTGTTGAGGATCGGGAAGGGCTCTACCGCGTTGGGGATGGCAGAGGCGTTGACGAAATGCTCTTGGAAGCGGGGTTCGATGGCGGTCTCGATCTTGTGGATGTTGCGGACCGTCTCTTCGATCTCGGCACGGCTGGTGGTGTTGAGCAAAGCAATGCGCGCGCCGGTGCCTGCGGCGTTCCCGGCGGATGTCACCTTGTCGAGCGGGGCGTCGGGGATCATGCCGAGGATCATCGCGTGTTTGGGGCTGATATGGGCGCCAAAGGCACCGGCCAGCACCACGCGGTCCACGTGATCGACGCCGAATTTATCCATCAGTAACCGCGCACCGGAATAAAGCGCCGCCTTGGCCATCTGGATTTCGCGGATGTCGCGGTTGGTGACGGTGATGCGCGGGCCGCCATCGGCGGTGCCATCATAGACCAGATAGGAATTGGTGCGCCCGTCGGCAAAAACATTGGCTGATCCGGTCTGCTCTGCCGTGCCGATCAGGCCGGGGGCGTCGACGATACCGTGGATGCGCATTTCAGCGACCATTTCAATGATGCCCGAGCCGCAGATGCCAGTCACGCCGCTGGCACCGATCTCGGCCTCGAAGGCGGGATCGTCGGACCACAGGTCGCTGCCGATCACTTTGAACCGGGCGATTTTAGTGATGGGGTCGATCTCTACCCGTTCGATCGCGCCGGGGGCGGCGCGCTGGCCGCTGCTGATCTGCGCGCCCTCGAAGGCGGGACCGGTGGGAGAGGAACAGGCGAGCACTTTATCGCGGTTGCCCAGCAGGATTTCGGCGTTGGTGCCCACATCGACCACCAGCACCAGATCGTCGGATTTATCGGGGGCTTCCGACAAGGCGACGGCGGCGGCATCCGCGCCCACATGGCCCGCAATGCAGGGCAGCAGATAGACGCGGGCAGAGGGGTGGATGTTCAGGTCCAGGTCCATGGCACGCAGACGCAGCGCGTTTGACGTGGCCAGCGCAAAGGGCGCTTGCCCCAGCTCGAAAGGGTCGATGCCCAGAAACAGGTGGTGCATGACCGGATTGCAGACAAACACCGCATCCACGATCATGCCCTTGTCGATGCCGCCCTCGGTGCTGATTTCGTCGAACAGTGTGTTCATACCGGCACGGACCGCGCGGGTCATCTCTGCCGCGCCGCCTTCGTTCATCATCGAATAGCTGACGCGGCTCATCAGGTCTTCGCCAAAGCGGATCTGCGGGTTCATCACGCCTGATGAGGCCACGACCTCTCCGGTTTGCAGTTCGCACAGATGCGCCGCGATGGTGGTAGAGCCGAGATCGACCGCCAGCCCGTAAAGCGACCCTTCGTAGAAGCCGGGCCAGAGATGCATGATGCGGGCCGGGTTCTCATCATCGCCCAAATGCACGGCGACGGTGACTTTCCATGCGCCCTTGCGCAGGGCAGGTTGCAGCGTTTGCAGGATTTGCAGATCGGCGGTGACATTTTCAAGCTGCCACTGATCGCGTAGGGCGTCGCAGAGCCGCTCCAGATCGCCCGAGGGGTCGTGCATGTCGGGTTCCTGCACCTCGACGTAAAAGAGCTTGGTCGACGGGTTGAGCACGATATCGCGCGCCTCGGCACGTTTGCGGACCACCTGTTTGTGCACCTGGCTTTCGGCGGGCACGTCGATCACCACGTCGCCCATGATCTGCGCCTGACAGCCCAGACGGCGGCCATCAATCAGACCGCGCTTGTCCTTGTAGCGTTGTTCGACGCTGTTCCATTCAGACAGCGCGTCCTGTGCCACGGTGACCCCATGCTTAGAGAACTGCCCATATCCGGGCGAGACCTGACATTTCGAACAGATGCCACGCCCGCCGCAGACGGAATCCAGATCAACGCCCAACTGCCGCGCCGCCGTGAGCACCGGCGTGCCCTTGGCAAAGTGACCGCGTTTGCCCGAAGGCGTGAATACCACAAGGGGATCGTTGCTCATCTATCTTTATCCTCAACACTTTGGCGCACCATAGCGTAGCAGGCGGCAGGTGAAAGCCGCGATGCGGCATAATTCCGGCCATCTGCGCCTGTCTGTGCCCCTATACCGCGTGACAGCGGCGGCGCGGATCACGTATGCGCGTCAAGCAATGCAGTTAGCGTGCAAATGGGTCTTTCCAATCAAGGCCATCCATGAAATATGAAACCGCCAAATGAACCCATGCAAGCCGAGGTGCAAAATGGAGATTCGTGAGGCTCTGACCTTTGATGATGTACTACTGGTGCCTGCGGCATCCAACGTGTTGCCGTCTACGGCTGACACGCGGACCCGCGTTACCAAATCGATCGCGCTGAACATTCCGCTGCTCAGCTCTGCGATGGATACGGTCACCGAAAGCCGCATGGCGATTGCCATGGCGCAGGCGGGGGGCATGGGGGTCATTCACCGTAACCTCACCATCGACGAACAGTCCAAGGAGGTGCGCCGCGTCAAACGGTTTGAATCCGGCATCGTCTATAACCCGATCACCCTGCGCCCCGACCAGACACTGGCCGATGCCAAGGCGCTGCAGGAACGCTACCGTGTCACGGGGTTCCCCGTTGTTGATGACGAGGGCCGTGTTGTTGGTATAGTGACGAACCGCGATATGCGCTTTGCCTCTGATGATGCCACGCCGGTGCGCTTGATGATGTCGGGCGACAATCTGGCGCTGCTGCAAGAGCCCGCCGACCGCGACGAGGCGATCAGCCTGATGAAGGCGCGCCGGATCGAGAAGCTGTTGGTCACCGACGCCAAAGGCAAGCTGACTGGTCTGCTGACGTTGAAAGACACCGAACAGGCCGTACTGAACCCCACCGCTTGCAAAGATAACCTTGGCCGTCTGCGCGTTGCTGCGGCAACGACCGTTGGCGACGCGGGCTATGAACGCTCGCAAGCATTGGTCGAGGCGGGCGTTGATATGATCGTAATCGATACTGCGCATGGCC contains:
- a CDS encoding STAS-like domain-containing protein — its product is MKFGDHMKTIRISVSSIVGGGICVAASDGKKVHNEIHKIITSGNRAELSFFGVTRMTTAFLNAAVGQLYGELPEDTIRKHLAAPVDYQDWHLDRLKMVVERAKVFFADANAVEELFDDGKGDADE
- a CDS encoding PIN domain-containing protein, translated to MSEIISAHADCKFENEFVLFDTNVWLAIYGNDPRPEKQVYSDFYASVLEAGNTVIVNEQVISEFFNRFCKMEFESLFGRARWRDYKRLRKTDNNFKSRVSTVKDICLEILSDCTYQQSNLQQDCLETNLSLVVDGELDLTDAALVSECASGKFVLVSHDGDFAKTSIRFVTGNMKVLKMKTAAS
- a CDS encoding lysozyme inhibitor LprI family protein, with the translated sequence MLKYVFFWLLLIPATATAEKAAPASELLSECTAPQTDPNAVHECLFAMGDQVERDMVRAYLDAQAALAAFDQAFSRKADASASALLQSSQIAFEEYRKYHCAFPERLSLGGTAAINVTLSCRIDLTRSRIEQLQDYATAR
- a CDS encoding HK97 family phage prohead protease; protein product: MLEGFAGGGLELRKRASGALALQGSFPYGKRAVLSDGGRSGRPKKEAIAPGAFAYRINTPSEHGGAKDIHLLSGHDFGKPLASVRSGTLDIKDSPEAVTFTATISEEMQEVSYVKDVLAAVSAGLAIGISPGFRLPPKRRVPNPETIEDEGMDPENGAFNAVIRTVLQALLYEMSIVTRPAYPETQIEARNWTPDGLLQSDGLGIGLHRTLNRWRA
- a CDS encoding phage major capsid protein, whose product is MLDSLRITRRQSEIRQQLADLVGKPEPSEDETRSMETLDAEYRTNETRFRAALTAEDDERKEAGAELESRSETEWGELAGRFELRQVALALDEGRKLDGATAEMVEELRSAGGFQGIPVPLEALETRAGETLAGGVPDPIRTMPTIERLFAGSSATAMGCRMINVGVGEIEYPVATGGAQPGWAGSETGDVPGPQAYTTTDVPMKPDQTLGVQMKITRKALKQAGAGLEQAVRRDMSAAIQQETDRAIFLGSGSGGEPLGVFPGASAYGITETAIDAAASYAAFRAAVVRFMTANAASGPGAVNLLLRPEVFDSMDELISGLAISEWDRLVAKMGKTVLTTNGILAPAGDPAESMALLSTSTNGVAPVFCGMWGAVDLIRDPFSDAKSGQLRLTALTTMDVTVARGVQLEILTGIQ
- a CDS encoding ASKHA domain-containing protein, which translates into the protein MSNDPLVVFTPSGKRGHFAKGTPVLTAARQLGVDLDSVCGGRGICSKCQVSPGYGQFSKHGVTVAQDALSEWNSVEQRYKDKRGLIDGRRLGCQAQIMGDVVIDVPAESQVHKQVVRKRAEARDIVLNPSTKLFYVEVQEPDMHDPSGDLERLCDALRDQWQLENVTADLQILQTLQPALRKGAWKVTVAVHLGDDENPARIMHLWPGFYEGSLYGLAVDLGSTTIAAHLCELQTGEVVASSGVMNPQIRFGEDLMSRVSYSMMNEGGAAEMTRAVRAGMNTLFDEISTEGGIDKGMIVDAVFVCNPVMHHLFLGIDPFELGQAPFALATSNALRLRAMDLDLNIHPSARVYLLPCIAGHVGADAAAVALSEAPDKSDDLVLVVDVGTNAEILLGNRDKVLACSSPTGPAFEGAQISSGQRAAPGAIERVEIDPITKIARFKVIGSDLWSDDPAFEAEIGASGVTGICGSGIIEMVAEMRIHGIVDAPGLIGTAEQTGSANVFADGRTNSYLVYDGTADGGPRITVTNRDIREIQMAKAALYSGARLLMDKFGVDHVDRVVLAGAFGAHISPKHAMILGMIPDAPLDKVTSAGNAAGTGARIALLNTTSRAEIEETVRNIHKIETAIEPRFQEHFVNASAIPNAVEPFPILNSIVTLPTETFNTGGDSSGGTRRRRRR
- a CDS encoding ATP-binding protein; translated protein: MFFVWLKRYMPRGIYGRAALILLLPVVILQLVMTVIFAQRNYEGVTNQMTDTVLREVELVMQVVDDAPSAAAVPATVQDRLAALDMGVTPVSASEVPTRNRMSWYDYSGRVMVARFDQYLPSFLSLDLTRPTGVHLYVQSRFGPLDLQFERRRISAQNPHQLFVYTFSFGFVMTLISFVYLRNQLRPIKRLARAAEAFGRGRHVPYTPTGAVEVRAAGAAFVDMRARIERQIEQRTLMLSGVSHDLRTPLTRMRLGLSMIDEDDAEPLLQDVDDMQGMLDAFLDFAKGTAEGEAEPLDPHALMQTAVEDAQRAGRNVTLLPPEGDGTGTVRLRRMAILRAVDNLISNGVRYGARAEVSVLLTDKTLRIRVEDDGPGIPEDRRIEAVRPFSRLDPARNQNSGSGGVGLGLAIATDIARAHGGVLRLGSSDTLGGLRADIVIAR
- a CDS encoding MBL fold metallo-hydrolase, producing the protein MLPPDDFDPAIGIAETLEPGLRRIVADNPSPMTYRGTNTYLLGTRGIAVIDPGPASPRHLQAIRDAIGPDQHISHIIVTHTHLDHSPLARDLARACGAPILAFGDAFSGRSAVMQQLAAVSDIGGGEGIDAEFIPDQPLSHGETIAGDDWTLSVIHTPGHIGNHISLGWDDACFTADHVMGWASSLVSPPDGDLTDFMASCAELQKTDWRVFYPGHGAAVTDPAARLDWLVSHRRSREADILRALSQAPATAAQLAAAIYTETPPALLGAATRNVLAHLIDLTGKNRVAPVDSLSATATFRRV
- a CDS encoding phage portal protein → MWPFKRKEPENETRSTGNGYTTQVMQARTDYIGGVDGVAELTGTVQGCVSLWEGGLSLSDVEGTDMLTPMMLALAGRALALRGECVFVIREDGLLPCSDWDLTTRYSKPTAYRVGVSDTGGGKSMTVLAGEVLHLRVGADVGMPYVGQSPLRRARLTASLLQTLELALSEVYANAPLGSSVIPFPEAPDQDMSDLARGFRGFRGKVLIRESVNVTAAGGPAPQTDLKPSDVSPDLSKAMTKETLVSARSSIEMVYGVLPALSNISTTGPMVREAQRHLAQWGLMPIAAMIGQEASEKLGNTVKLDVMRPLQAFDAGGRARALTAVVAAMAAAKETDIDPAMALKLVDWKHEAENE